Proteins encoded by one window of Hafnia alvei:
- the qatA gene encoding Qat anti-phage system ATPase QatA → MFLNDQETSTDLLYYTAIASTVVRLVDETSDAPITIGVHGDWGAGKSSVLKMLEAACEKKDKTHCIWFNGWTFEGFEDAKTVIIETIVEDLVASRPMSTKVAEAAKKVLRRIDWLKMAKKAGGLAFTAFTGIPTFDQIKGMYELASDFLSAPQDKLSAADFKAFAEKAGGFIKEADTDSNTLPKHIHAFREEFRALLDAAEIEKLVVIVDDLDRCLPKTAIETLEAIRLFLFVEKTAFVIGADEAMIEYAVKDHFPDLPQSTGPVSYARNYLEKLIQVPFRIPALGTAETRIYTTLLLAENALGSEDDNFKALLNKAREEMKRPWISRGLDREAVMAALNGKIPEVVENALLFSLHVTPMLSSGTHGNPRQIKRFLNSMMLRQAIADERGFGSDIKRPVLAKIMLAERFYPSVYGKLVQLVSNHPEGKPEALAEFEALVRGGKTAPKSRADSKENSSESEDVQNWLKIDWAIGWAKAEPALSGEDLRPYVFVTRDKHSTLSNLVVSSHLIPIMEKLLGPKIGMVKIKGDLEKLSPPDADELFEMLSDKLFQEDSFNRKPRGFDGLEYLVETQPHLQRRLIDFARRIPVKKAGGWLATRIAQSLVDPTLIEEYTKLIQEWASQDENLSLSKSAKATLQLSGYQH, encoded by the coding sequence ATGTTTTTAAACGATCAAGAAACGTCCACTGACCTGCTGTACTACACCGCTATCGCCAGCACAGTGGTTAGGCTTGTTGATGAAACGTCAGATGCACCCATTACGATTGGTGTGCATGGTGATTGGGGGGCGGGAAAATCAAGCGTACTAAAAATGCTTGAGGCTGCCTGCGAGAAAAAGGATAAAACGCACTGTATCTGGTTTAACGGATGGACGTTTGAGGGATTCGAAGATGCTAAAACTGTAATCATCGAAACCATCGTCGAGGATCTTGTTGCCTCGCGCCCGATGAGCACCAAGGTGGCAGAAGCAGCAAAAAAGGTTCTTCGTCGAATTGACTGGTTGAAAATGGCCAAGAAAGCGGGGGGACTGGCGTTTACCGCATTTACTGGCATACCCACATTTGATCAGATTAAGGGGATGTACGAACTGGCATCCGACTTTCTAAGTGCTCCGCAGGACAAGCTTTCTGCTGCAGATTTCAAAGCGTTTGCTGAAAAAGCAGGAGGCTTCATCAAAGAGGCCGATACTGATAGTAATACGCTACCCAAACATATTCATGCTTTCCGTGAGGAGTTCAGGGCGCTGCTTGATGCTGCTGAAATTGAAAAGCTAGTGGTGATCGTTGACGATCTTGATCGCTGCCTGCCTAAAACCGCGATTGAAACGCTCGAAGCTATTCGCCTTTTCTTGTTTGTAGAGAAAACTGCATTTGTTATCGGTGCAGATGAAGCCATGATCGAATATGCGGTAAAAGACCATTTCCCCGACCTGCCTCAAAGCACCGGGCCGGTAAGTTATGCACGCAACTATCTTGAAAAGCTCATACAGGTTCCATTTCGAATCCCCGCACTGGGAACTGCAGAAACGCGTATATATACCACGTTGTTGCTTGCAGAAAATGCGTTGGGTTCGGAGGACGACAATTTTAAAGCATTGCTCAATAAAGCACGGGAAGAGATGAAGCGTCCTTGGATCAGCCGCGGGCTTGACAGAGAGGCAGTGATGGCAGCGTTAAATGGAAAGATTCCGGAGGTTGTGGAAAACGCGCTGCTATTCAGCCTACACGTTACCCCTATGCTTAGTTCGGGGACACATGGTAATCCAAGGCAGATTAAACGCTTTTTGAACTCAATGATGTTACGCCAGGCGATTGCTGATGAACGCGGGTTCGGTAGTGACATTAAGCGTCCTGTATTGGCAAAAATTATGCTTGCTGAGCGTTTTTACCCCAGCGTATACGGAAAGCTTGTTCAGCTTGTATCTAATCATCCAGAGGGAAAACCGGAAGCTTTGGCGGAGTTTGAAGCCTTGGTCAGAGGGGGGAAAACTGCTCCGAAGAGTCGCGCTGACAGCAAAGAGAATTCCTCAGAGTCTGAAGACGTCCAAAACTGGCTGAAGATTGATTGGGCGATCGGTTGGGCAAAAGCAGAGCCCGCACTTTCTGGAGAGGATCTTCGTCCATATGTGTTTGTCACTCGTGACAAACACAGTACTTTGAGTAATCTGGTCGTATCAAGCCATCTCATTCCTATAATGGAGAAACTTCTTGGCCCGAAAATTGGGATGGTGAAAATCAAAGGGGATTTAGAGAAACTGAGTCCACCGGATGCTGATGAATTATTCGAAATGCTTAGCGATAAGCTTTTCCAAGAAGACAGTTTCAATCGAAAACCAAGAGGATTTGACGGCCTCGAATATCTCGTAGAAACACAACCTCACCTTCAAAGGAGATTGATTGATTTTGCACGGCGCATTCCTGTAAAAAAAGCAGGGGGATGGCTTGCTACCCGTATTGCGCAAAGCCTAGTGGACCCTACGTTAATAGAAGAATATACAAAACTGATCCAAGAATGGGCGAGTCAGGACGAAAATCTGTCCCTCTCTAAATCAGCAAAAGCAACCCTCCAGTTATCGGGATATCAACATTAA
- the qatB gene encoding Qat anti-phage system associated protein QatB: protein MGASRAAAGGLLGLISDYQQGGATQALERFNLGNLAGQSASTALLSLVEFLCPPGGSVDEGVARQAMLETIADMSDVGEENFDELTPDQLKEVFIGFVVHSIEGRLMADIGKNGIKLPDDIDAIVSIQEDLHDFVDGATRTQLREELRNLTGLSGDAIDRKVEEIYTVAFELLAREGERLE, encoded by the coding sequence ATGGGGGCCTCACGCGCTGCAGCAGGGGGACTGCTCGGTCTCATCAGCGACTATCAGCAGGGAGGTGCTACTCAGGCTCTTGAGCGCTTCAATCTTGGTAATTTGGCAGGGCAGTCTGCATCGACTGCTCTTCTCTCCCTTGTTGAATTTTTATGCCCTCCAGGTGGTTCGGTTGACGAGGGGGTTGCGCGGCAGGCTATGCTAGAGACCATCGCCGATATGTCTGATGTAGGAGAGGAGAATTTTGATGAGCTCACTCCCGATCAATTAAAAGAAGTCTTTATTGGTTTCGTGGTTCACTCCATTGAAGGGAGGCTCATGGCGGATATTGGTAAAAATGGGATCAAGTTACCAGACGACATAGACGCTATCGTCAGTATCCAGGAGGACCTGCATGATTTTGTTGATGGAGCTACTCGTACACAGCTCCGTGAGGAGCTGAGGAATCTTACAGGGCTTTCAGGGGATGCTATAGACAGAAAAGTGGAGGAGATTTACACCGTGGCATTTGAATTACTTGCCCGAGAAGGGGAGAGATTGGAATGA
- the qatC gene encoding Qat anti-phage system QueC-like protein QatC, translating to MSHHTLVARLGTDDNSDLQLSRQSTHLTEINFLKENGKLDFGLGQALNGLSDLGLTPMDVSVDLALLAATVTAADTRISRGHNAQDLWTREIALYIPVASPTLWNSQTGLLSRMLNFLTGDRWTIHFRSRPVIEHGLIQRSSKERSVNPTSVCLFSGGLDSFIGAIDLLSNGGTPLLISHYWDTTTSVYQQKCAQLLSERYGQSFSHVRARVGFEKTTIEGEDGENTLRGRSFMFFSLATMAADALGGPVTINVPENGLISLNVPLDPLRVGALSTRTTHPFYMARFNELLSNLGISAHLENPYAYKTKGEMAIHCHDHAFLRQHAADTMSCSSPQSTRWNPALNEQQSTHCGRCVPCLIRRASLFTAFGTDDTIYRIPDLRSRVLDSSKPEGEHVRAFQFALARLARSPSRAKFDIHKPGPLSDYPDCLAEYEGVYLRGMKEVERLLSGVITRPLT from the coding sequence ATGAGCCATCATACCTTAGTTGCCCGTTTGGGCACTGACGATAACTCCGATTTACAGCTCAGCCGCCAAAGCACGCATCTGACAGAAATTAATTTTCTCAAAGAGAACGGTAAACTGGATTTCGGTCTCGGGCAGGCGCTGAATGGTTTGAGTGATCTTGGTTTAACGCCAATGGATGTCTCCGTGGATCTGGCACTACTGGCCGCAACGGTGACTGCGGCGGACACCCGAATCTCACGTGGGCATAACGCTCAAGATCTGTGGACGCGCGAAATTGCACTTTATATCCCGGTAGCTTCCCCGACATTATGGAATAGTCAGACTGGATTGCTCAGCAGGATGTTGAATTTTCTTACCGGCGACCGTTGGACAATTCATTTCCGCTCGCGCCCTGTTATTGAGCACGGGCTCATTCAGCGATCCTCTAAGGAACGTTCGGTGAACCCTACTTCTGTTTGCTTGTTTTCCGGGGGGCTCGACAGCTTCATCGGTGCCATTGATTTATTATCTAATGGGGGAACCCCCCTTCTGATCAGCCACTACTGGGATACGACTACCAGCGTTTATCAGCAGAAGTGTGCTCAGCTGCTGTCGGAGCGATATGGACAATCGTTCAGCCATGTGCGAGCTCGTGTTGGGTTTGAAAAAACAACGATTGAGGGAGAAGATGGAGAAAACACCCTTCGTGGCCGCTCTTTCATGTTTTTCTCGCTCGCGACAATGGCCGCAGACGCCCTCGGCGGGCCGGTCACGATAAACGTCCCTGAAAATGGTTTGATCTCTCTCAACGTTCCCCTCGATCCGCTTCGTGTCGGAGCGCTAAGTACTCGGACAACCCATCCGTTTTACATGGCGCGTTTTAATGAGCTGCTGAGCAACCTTGGCATCAGTGCACATCTGGAAAATCCCTACGCCTACAAAACCAAAGGTGAGATGGCTATCCATTGCCATGACCATGCTTTTCTAAGGCAACACGCGGCTGACACCATGTCATGTTCGTCTCCGCAAAGTACGCGTTGGAACCCTGCGCTGAATGAGCAGCAATCAACACACTGTGGCCGATGTGTTCCATGCTTAATCAGGCGAGCATCATTGTTTACAGCTTTCGGCACGGACGATACGATTTACCGTATCCCGGATCTCCGTAGCCGGGTACTGGACAGCTCTAAGCCTGAAGGTGAACACGTTCGGGCATTTCAATTTGCTCTGGCAAGATTGGCGCGATCACCGAGTCGAGCAAAATTTGATATTCACAAACCAGGGCCGCTCAGCGACTATCCCGACTGCTTAGCTGAGTATGAAGGTGTTTATCTGAGAGGAATGAAAGAAGTTGAACGCCTGCTGAGTGGAGTCATAACGAGGCCCCTTACATGA
- the qatD gene encoding Qat anti-phage system TatD family nuclease QatD, translating to MKLAGQKPAPQWVDFHCHLDLYPNHSALIRECDISRVATLAVTTTPKAWMRNRELTSDSPYVRVALGLHPQLIAEREHEIALLEHYLPSARYVGEIGLDASPRFYRSFEAQERIFSRILNACFEQGDKILSIHSVRAAAKVLGHLENTRLTENCKAVLHWFTGSISEARRAVELGCYFSINEEMLRSPKHRKLVSFLPFERILTETDGPFVFHEEKAIHPRDVQRTVHEIAQIHHVSDTDAAMRILYNLRSLVTNSSHSENSS from the coding sequence ATGAAATTAGCAGGACAGAAGCCCGCTCCACAATGGGTCGATTTTCACTGTCATCTGGATCTATACCCCAATCACTCTGCACTCATCCGTGAATGTGACATTTCACGTGTTGCCACGCTAGCGGTGACGACAACCCCCAAGGCATGGATGCGTAACCGGGAGTTAACTTCCGATTCTCCTTATGTTCGTGTCGCACTTGGTCTACATCCCCAGCTGATTGCGGAACGTGAGCATGAGATAGCGTTACTGGAGCACTATCTCCCTTCTGCACGTTACGTTGGGGAGATAGGGCTTGATGCCAGCCCGCGCTTTTATCGCAGCTTTGAAGCACAGGAGCGGATTTTTTCCCGTATTCTGAATGCCTGTTTCGAGCAGGGGGATAAGATTCTCAGCATCCACAGCGTTCGCGCTGCAGCCAAAGTGTTGGGACATTTGGAAAACACCAGACTTACTGAAAATTGCAAGGCTGTCCTACACTGGTTCACTGGGAGTATCTCCGAGGCTCGACGAGCTGTTGAACTTGGATGCTATTTCTCTATTAATGAAGAGATGCTACGTTCTCCTAAACATCGAAAGCTGGTGTCCTTTTTGCCTTTCGAACGTATCTTGACGGAGACCGATGGACCTTTTGTGTTTCACGAAGAAAAAGCGATACACCCTCGTGATGTGCAGCGTACGGTTCATGAAATCGCGCAGATCCACCACGTATCGGACACAGATGCTGCTATGAGAATACTTTATAATCTTCGAAGTTTAGTCACCAATAGTTCTCACAGTGAGAATAGTTCATGA
- a CDS encoding UvrD-helicase domain-containing protein, with protein sequence MFDGLIREQDIAWAAALMGVGDDGFAPVGDDDSRLKAMLNLDTTDFEACPGSGKTTLLVAKLAILAMRWPYRQQGICVLSHTNAARNEINAKLSNSAAGIALSRYPHFVGTIHSFVNEFLALPWLRSKGIAVSCIDTQIALMKRWNILPNNTRWALQQNRLTEACLIYTQPDYSGGNTGRFGPQTPTYQAILEARRTISEQGYFCFDEMFVWANELLNKNPEAAMDLRRRFPLVFIDEAQDNSEEQSALLHRIFCAGDSPSRRQRFGDSNQAIYSRTGLKGASTDPFPGSVVHVLPRSYRFSQDIADKVKGLGVAPQALIGAGPPARINTEPKAPTIFLFDDASVQSVLPRYGDYLIESFDAATLKCGVFTAIAGVHELKEDGLVPHAIGHYVPTYDPSTARKEATPNSFAQYLARAYIEIMGSNNCEKLVNATASALLAASELSGSIHSRVSRKSPHRRVVELLDETEAITSYRALQEKLLATRGNITQDDWNTELLPLIVSCVKQLSGSSVIGNSVTAFLAWPQVNTFQGEEVTLTQSSNFVSYPKTSPLVQIRLGSIHSVKGETHTATLVLDSFYFNHHLCELKPWLLGTKTGGSTVNKKGRPVFEGSRMLGRLKLHYVAMTRPTHLLCLAMRKDAFVDDEINVLEDRGWKIIDC encoded by the coding sequence ATGTTTGATGGCCTTATTCGCGAACAGGATATTGCTTGGGCAGCAGCACTGATGGGAGTTGGAGACGATGGTTTTGCTCCGGTCGGTGATGATGATAGTCGGCTTAAAGCAATGCTAAATCTCGACACGACCGATTTCGAGGCATGTCCCGGAAGTGGGAAAACAACATTGCTTGTTGCCAAGCTAGCGATATTAGCAATGCGTTGGCCATACCGCCAGCAGGGTATTTGTGTACTTTCACACACCAATGCAGCTCGTAACGAGATTAATGCTAAACTCAGCAACTCAGCTGCAGGGATCGCACTCTCACGCTACCCACACTTTGTTGGAACAATCCATTCGTTCGTCAATGAGTTTCTGGCCCTGCCATGGCTACGCTCGAAGGGTATAGCTGTGAGCTGTATCGACACGCAAATCGCCCTAATGAAACGTTGGAATATTCTTCCTAATAATACGCGTTGGGCGTTACAGCAGAATCGATTAACAGAAGCATGTCTAATCTACACTCAACCCGACTACTCTGGTGGCAATACTGGCAGATTCGGGCCACAGACCCCGACTTATCAGGCGATACTCGAGGCTCGTCGCACGATTAGCGAGCAAGGTTATTTCTGTTTCGATGAGATGTTTGTCTGGGCTAATGAGTTACTGAACAAGAATCCTGAGGCAGCAATGGATCTACGTCGGCGCTTCCCCTTAGTATTCATCGATGAAGCACAGGACAATAGCGAGGAACAATCGGCACTGTTGCATCGAATCTTCTGCGCTGGCGATTCACCGTCGCGGCGGCAACGATTCGGCGATTCGAATCAAGCAATCTATTCACGGACCGGACTCAAAGGTGCAAGTACCGATCCATTCCCAGGTTCCGTAGTCCATGTTCTTCCGCGAAGCTATCGCTTTTCCCAAGATATAGCCGATAAAGTAAAGGGCCTCGGCGTCGCGCCACAAGCATTAATTGGTGCCGGTCCACCAGCCCGAATAAATACCGAACCAAAAGCTCCAACAATCTTTCTCTTCGACGATGCCTCAGTGCAATCAGTCCTTCCCCGCTATGGCGATTATCTTATTGAATCCTTTGATGCAGCAACTTTAAAGTGTGGCGTGTTTACCGCAATCGCTGGAGTCCACGAGCTAAAAGAAGATGGCCTCGTCCCCCATGCTATAGGGCATTACGTACCCACCTATGACCCCAGTACCGCACGAAAGGAAGCAACTCCGAACAGTTTCGCGCAATATCTGGCTCGCGCATATATTGAGATTATGGGCAGCAACAACTGCGAAAAACTGGTGAATGCAACAGCCTCAGCATTGCTGGCCGCAAGTGAGTTATCAGGTAGCATACATAGTAGAGTATCGCGAAAATCACCGCATCGTCGAGTTGTTGAGCTTTTGGACGAGACAGAGGCAATTACAAGCTATAGGGCGCTACAAGAGAAACTCTTGGCAACTCGTGGAAATATTACACAAGATGATTGGAACACAGAATTGCTCCCATTAATTGTGTCATGCGTTAAGCAGTTGAGCGGCTCTTCAGTAATTGGCAATAGCGTCACGGCTTTCCTCGCCTGGCCACAGGTTAATACGTTTCAAGGAGAGGAAGTGACTCTCACACAGAGTTCTAATTTTGTATCTTATCCAAAAACTTCTCCCCTGGTCCAAATCCGGCTAGGGTCAATCCATTCCGTTAAAGGCGAGACGCACACTGCGACACTTGTACTTGATAGCTTCTACTTCAATCATCATCTTTGCGAACTAAAGCCTTGGTTACTCGGAACGAAGACTGGTGGTTCGACAGTTAATAAAAAAGGGAGACCAGTATTTGAGGGTTCACGTATGCTTGGCCGATTGAAGCTACATTATGTAGCTATGACACGTCCAACTCACCTCTTATGCCTTGCGATGCGCAAAGACGCATTTGTAGATGATGAAATTAACGTGCTCGAAGATCGTGGATGGAAAATTATTGATTGCTGA
- a CDS encoding ATP-dependent nuclease, which yields MYISEIRIENFRLFGAAENAFVLTLNPGLTALVGENDAGKTTVIDAIRLVLGTRDQDFMRIDTSDFHQATPHSERADQIVIRLTFSGLTAADRGAFSEFLTYETIGEAVETVLIITWVAKRNTKEGSSRRVLPPEWRTGAIGDGPLLDLGARSLLTAAYLRPLRDAERAMSAGRGSRLSQILQHTKEIRETGNAFDRHIDPPVDPKTLSILGLGDYASYLFGESEGIKQARKRLNEEYLAPLSFANDMLLARIGVASTQEDNLRLRQLLEKLELTLTGSAEVDNHHSRGLGSNNLLFMACELLLLAAESDGFPLLLIEEPEAHLHPQRQLRLMSFLQEQAKKERTDHQHIQIIVTTHSPSLASELHLDNIALVEGGRAFPLCKGKTQLSPSDYRFLERFLDVTKANLLFARAVMIVEGDAENILLPVLAKLLGRDFHHHGVSVVNVGGVGLGRYARIFMRQDPEKDGMINIPVACITDMDVMPDLAPWIVGKLEEGQQVPVIPPSKRQWRIKADFPGNALEQRRIIRRAKASGQNVETFVADEWTLEYDLAFHGLGKQMYQAASLALADDRLNAGTAIKADIITAADAAYEAIMDSTTDLEILSSHVYALFESNGASKAIAAQYMAELLENDIESGKMDSNALLNQLPPYIIAAISHVTTPFDIAINDTVTEE from the coding sequence ATGTACATATCAGAAATTCGAATTGAGAACTTTCGGTTGTTTGGAGCCGCCGAAAACGCCTTTGTGCTAACACTAAATCCAGGGCTAACCGCATTAGTTGGAGAGAATGATGCGGGAAAGACCACTGTGATTGATGCCATCCGGTTAGTGCTAGGTACACGTGACCAAGATTTTATGCGCATTGACACCAGTGATTTTCACCAAGCCACTCCGCACTCTGAACGCGCGGATCAGATAGTAATCCGACTGACATTTAGTGGGCTTACGGCGGCAGATCGTGGTGCCTTTTCAGAATTTCTGACCTATGAAACGATTGGGGAAGCAGTCGAAACCGTACTCATCATCACTTGGGTGGCAAAACGCAATACTAAAGAAGGAAGCTCACGCCGGGTGCTTCCACCCGAATGGCGTACTGGCGCTATAGGGGATGGACCATTGCTTGATCTTGGAGCGAGATCGCTATTGACGGCGGCTTATCTACGTCCCCTTCGCGATGCCGAACGTGCGATGAGCGCAGGCCGAGGATCAAGATTATCGCAAATCCTACAGCACACAAAGGAAATACGTGAGACAGGAAATGCTTTCGACAGACATATCGATCCGCCAGTCGATCCGAAAACTTTGAGTATTCTCGGACTTGGAGATTATGCCAGCTATTTATTTGGTGAGAGTGAAGGTATTAAACAAGCACGCAAGCGTCTCAATGAAGAATATCTTGCTCCACTGTCATTCGCCAACGATATGCTGCTAGCACGGATAGGCGTCGCCAGCACACAGGAAGATAACCTCCGATTACGCCAACTACTCGAAAAACTTGAACTTACCTTGACTGGTTCGGCCGAAGTCGATAATCATCATAGTAGGGGACTTGGCTCTAACAATCTGCTATTCATGGCTTGTGAGTTACTTCTGCTTGCAGCCGAAAGCGACGGTTTTCCATTACTATTGATTGAAGAACCAGAGGCTCATCTCCATCCTCAGCGCCAGCTTCGTCTTATGTCATTCTTGCAAGAACAAGCAAAAAAAGAACGCACTGACCATCAACATATCCAAATTATCGTCACGACACATAGCCCTAGCCTTGCCTCAGAACTGCATCTTGACAATATAGCTTTAGTTGAGGGTGGCCGAGCCTTTCCACTATGTAAAGGTAAAACTCAGCTTAGCCCATCGGACTATCGCTTCCTTGAACGCTTCCTCGATGTGACCAAGGCTAATCTATTATTTGCTCGGGCCGTAATGATTGTTGAAGGCGATGCCGAAAATATTTTATTGCCAGTGTTAGCAAAACTTCTCGGCCGCGATTTCCATCATCATGGCGTGTCAGTTGTAAATGTTGGTGGCGTCGGTCTTGGTCGCTATGCACGAATCTTCATGCGGCAAGATCCTGAGAAGGACGGAATGATTAATATTCCGGTAGCATGCATCACTGACATGGACGTAATGCCTGATTTAGCACCATGGATCGTCGGCAAGCTCGAGGAAGGTCAACAAGTACCAGTTATACCGCCATCGAAACGACAATGGCGAATTAAGGCAGATTTTCCCGGTAATGCACTAGAGCAGCGCCGCATTATTCGACGAGCTAAAGCGTCGGGTCAGAATGTCGAAACCTTCGTAGCGGATGAATGGACACTCGAATATGATCTCGCTTTTCATGGCCTCGGTAAGCAAATGTATCAGGCTGCGTCGCTCGCACTCGCTGATGACCGACTCAACGCTGGTACAGCCATCAAAGCCGACATTATCACTGCTGCTGATGCAGCTTATGAAGCTATCATGGATAGTACTACTGACCTAGAGATTCTCAGTTCGCATGTCTACGCGTTATTCGAGTCGAATGGAGCATCAAAGGCAATCGCTGCGCAGTATATGGCAGAGCTATTAGAAAATGACATTGAGTCAGGTAAAATGGATTCGAACGCTCTGCTTAATCAATTACCTCCTTATATCATTGCAGCTATTTCACATGTAACTACACCATTCGATATAGCGATCAATGACACTGTGACTGAGGAATGA
- a CDS encoding helix-turn-helix transcriptional regulator: protein MSNVSAPKTHPQRILRMTELTAILGISRSSIYEKLNPKSRYYDAEFPRPVRLGAASVGWRSTAIDEWIASRTV, encoded by the coding sequence ATGTCGAACGTTAGTGCACCAAAAACACACCCGCAACGCATCCTGCGCATGACTGAGTTGACGGCGATTCTTGGGATCTCGCGCTCAAGTATCTACGAAAAACTGAATCCTAAATCCAGGTATTACGATGCTGAGTTCCCCAGACCGGTCCGGCTGGGGGCTGCCTCTGTCGGCTGGCGATCTACTGCTATTGACGAGTGGATCGCTTCCCGAACCGTTTAA
- a CDS encoding DUF3987 domain-containing protein — MSNKNEINHELNLKFDILPRHIRRWTLYLHHITGVAVEIIVVTLLAFLGLACQDLFCVQLGNKQRFPLALYLLLLSRSGSGKSRIYRLLKIPVEQRERRFEDEYCVELEEYERRVIIWQAEFKVLNKLYKKALSQGGDTAETRKKLEECISRQPQKPVRKSIILTNPTREALTKEIGMGYQNKALFNDEAAGVYTSSLYNDPTPFNTFWCWDKVTINRVSRESFVIENYVFSSLLMMQPHPYDNSSKRKRASIRFTGLLARTLMIDMEQIIKPYTINEHSARDESLLQELYSVMSQLMDAGVKRRENGDEYIALTLAPDAQDLMDETSLSLQQQMKPGGALYHYDDIAARFIEQSLRIAGIFQVTGDPESTEIVRENLLSALNLTDWFVNHSITKIDSTRELSDEEKILFWLESHLVENGSYDFRRNDIIKNGPGSIRCSERLIPALEKLKSKGMVQLFEEAGINYVKFIGSTMNPVELAAKTNTPIHQSGSLTLSKLAKPE, encoded by the coding sequence ATGAGCAACAAAAATGAAATTAATCATGAACTTAACCTGAAGTTTGATATTCTACCACGTCATATCAGGCGATGGACTTTGTACCTACACCACATCACAGGTGTGGCGGTTGAGATTATCGTCGTTACGTTATTAGCATTTTTGGGGTTAGCCTGCCAGGATCTGTTTTGCGTTCAGTTGGGCAATAAACAGCGATTTCCTCTGGCGTTATATCTGTTATTGCTCTCCAGGTCTGGTAGTGGTAAGTCAAGAATATACAGGTTGCTCAAGATCCCTGTTGAGCAACGGGAGCGGCGATTTGAAGACGAGTATTGTGTCGAGCTTGAGGAGTATGAACGAAGGGTTATTATCTGGCAGGCTGAGTTTAAAGTATTAAATAAGCTTTACAAAAAAGCACTGAGTCAGGGGGGAGATACGGCTGAAACACGCAAAAAACTTGAAGAGTGTATCAGCCGCCAGCCGCAGAAACCAGTAAGGAAATCCATTATTTTAACAAACCCGACAAGAGAAGCGCTCACTAAAGAAATCGGGATGGGGTATCAGAATAAAGCTCTTTTTAACGATGAAGCAGCAGGTGTGTATACGAGTAGTTTGTACAACGACCCCACACCTTTCAATACATTCTGGTGTTGGGATAAAGTCACCATTAACAGGGTATCACGGGAAAGCTTTGTTATTGAAAATTATGTATTTTCATCTTTATTAATGATGCAGCCTCATCCGTATGACAATTCCAGCAAACGGAAAAGGGCCAGTATCAGATTCACAGGATTGCTGGCTCGTACCCTGATGATAGATATGGAGCAGATTATAAAGCCATACACCATCAATGAGCACAGTGCCAGGGATGAAAGCCTGCTTCAGGAGCTGTATTCTGTCATGTCACAACTTATGGACGCCGGTGTTAAGCGAAGAGAAAATGGCGATGAGTATATTGCACTTACCCTTGCTCCGGACGCGCAGGATCTAATGGATGAAACGTCGTTGAGTTTGCAGCAGCAGATGAAGCCTGGCGGAGCCTTGTATCACTATGATGATATAGCCGCTCGTTTTATCGAGCAGAGTCTCAGGATTGCAGGTATTTTTCAGGTTACTGGTGACCCTGAATCGACAGAGATTGTAAGGGAAAATCTGTTGTCTGCTTTGAATCTGACTGACTGGTTTGTAAATCATTCCATTACAAAAATTGATTCCACAAGAGAACTTAGTGATGAAGAAAAAATATTATTCTGGCTGGAATCGCATCTTGTAGAAAATGGCTCTTACGATTTCAGAAGAAACGACATTATCAAAAATGGCCCAGGATCCATCAGATGCTCTGAGCGGCTTATACCAGCACTGGAAAAGCTTAAATCGAAAGGAATGGTGCAGTTATTCGAAGAGGCAGGTATCAATTATGTCAAATTTATCGGTTCAACAATGAACCCTGTCGAACTTGCAGCTAAGACCAATACGCCAATACACCAGTCCGGATCACTGACACTGAGCAAGCTGGCTAAACCTGAATAA